In Myxococcaceae bacterium JPH2, the following are encoded in one genomic region:
- the dacB gene encoding D-alanyl-D-alanine carboxypeptidase/D-alanyl-D-alanine-endopeptidase: protein MRRALFVASLLTAVLSSPGCVHERKPDQPDHATLPGVADAVFATLEDEGALASAYVVDARTGQPLYTHREQVRLLPASTMKVVSTSAALSALGADFRFRTPVTLEGTQLGGLFLGDVVAQASGDPSLGSWRFPETAAACDLIAEAMRDRGIQQWRGSVRVRGTDDGELPLGPGWAWDDAAYAYSAAPTAFVFRENVVDLALARAPGATCADAPSTQLTPTFATFPTRVNVDANADRASLACTRQRGGPGVHCTWRSPAGGPCPRAATVRLAVDEPQALFAACVDASLTKLGVTRLPLTLEAPTGPMPPVPVPLVELASPPLADLVRATNKESLNLYAERLGMRFARERTGQEGFGALRTALMQELTRRGIAARDLRPVDGSGLSRYNLATARGLARVVLTSLNEPYANAFLDSLPVSGVDGTLAGRPTTARTAGRIRAKTGTLSGQKCFVGVAERPTDPEHPRVVFALMLGNMDESTALPATEAFDRFSAALVELPLR, encoded by the coding sequence ATGCGCCGCGCCCTCTTCGTCGCTTCCTTGTTGACTGCCGTCCTCTCCTCTCCGGGGTGCGTCCACGAGCGCAAGCCGGACCAGCCCGACCACGCGACGCTGCCCGGGGTGGCCGACGCGGTCTTCGCCACCTTGGAGGACGAAGGCGCGCTCGCGTCCGCGTATGTGGTGGACGCGCGCACCGGTCAGCCCCTGTACACGCACCGGGAGCAGGTCCGGCTGCTGCCGGCCTCGACGATGAAGGTGGTCTCCACCTCGGCGGCCCTGTCCGCGTTGGGCGCAGACTTCCGCTTCCGCACCCCGGTGACGCTGGAGGGCACGCAGCTGGGGGGCCTCTTCCTGGGCGACGTGGTGGCGCAGGCCTCGGGCGACCCTTCGCTGGGCTCGTGGCGCTTCCCGGAGACGGCGGCCGCGTGCGACCTCATCGCGGAGGCCATGCGGGACCGAGGCATCCAGCAATGGCGCGGCTCCGTGCGCGTGCGAGGCACGGACGACGGAGAGCTGCCCCTCGGTCCGGGCTGGGCCTGGGACGATGCCGCGTATGCCTACAGCGCCGCGCCCACCGCCTTCGTATTTCGAGAGAACGTGGTGGACCTCGCGCTCGCTCGCGCACCGGGCGCCACCTGCGCGGACGCGCCCAGCACGCAGCTCACGCCCACCTTCGCCACCTTCCCCACCCGCGTGAACGTGGATGCGAACGCGGACCGCGCCAGCCTCGCGTGCACGCGACAGCGGGGCGGACCGGGCGTGCACTGCACCTGGCGCTCACCCGCGGGAGGGCCGTGCCCGCGCGCCGCGACCGTGCGCCTGGCCGTGGATGAGCCGCAGGCGCTGTTCGCCGCGTGCGTGGATGCCTCGTTGACGAAGCTCGGCGTCACGCGCCTGCCCCTCACGCTGGAGGCGCCCACGGGCCCGATGCCGCCCGTCCCCGTGCCGCTCGTGGAGCTGGCGAGCCCGCCCCTGGCGGACCTGGTGCGCGCCACCAACAAGGAATCGCTCAACCTCTACGCGGAGCGGCTGGGCATGCGCTTCGCGCGCGAGCGCACGGGACAGGAGGGCTTCGGCGCGCTGCGCACGGCGCTGATGCAGGAGCTGACGCGCCGAGGCATCGCCGCGCGCGACTTGCGCCCCGTGGATGGCAGCGGCCTGTCTCGCTACAACCTCGCGACCGCGCGGGGACTCGCGCGCGTGGTGCTCACCAGCCTGAACGAGCCGTACGCGAACGCCTTCCTCGACAGCCTCCCGGTGTCCGGCGTGGATGGGACCCTGGCGGGCCGCCCCACCACCGCTCGCACGGCTGGCCGCATTCGCGCGAAGACGGGCACGCTGTCCGGACAGAAGTGCTTCGTGGGGGTGGCCGAGCGACCGACGGACCCCGAGCATCCCCGCGTCGTCTTCGCGCTGATGCTCGGCAACATGGATGAGAGCACGGCGCTGCCCGCGACAGAGGCGTTCGATCGCTTCTCTGCCGCGCTGGTCGAGCTGCCGCTGCGCTGA
- the rdgC gene encoding recombination-associated protein RdgC produces MPVLRGAVTFSRFRAEPSKDASAEAKRWLSKGLKSHAFEAIDRRSEDERAAGFVELENTEASDFSVSNLFHGEYALFAFRIDTLKVPASLMKAELDKWTAAFTKENDRPPARAEKNRQRAELKQLLRQRAVPRTAVLDVSWNLKTQQLQIWAASRKTVEEILVALENALPVKLTSLTPAELALKAGIDEKSLGPTPELLGVDLPALTAAVEEVAHGAA; encoded by the coding sequence ATGCCTGTCCTTCGTGGTGCTGTCACCTTCTCGCGCTTCCGGGCGGAGCCGTCCAAAGATGCCTCGGCTGAAGCCAAGCGCTGGCTGTCCAAGGGCCTGAAGTCCCATGCCTTCGAGGCCATCGATCGCCGCTCTGAAGACGAGCGCGCGGCGGGTTTCGTCGAGCTGGAGAACACCGAGGCCTCCGACTTCTCCGTCTCCAATCTCTTCCATGGCGAGTACGCGCTGTTCGCGTTCCGCATCGACACGCTCAAGGTCCCGGCCTCGCTGATGAAGGCCGAGCTGGACAAGTGGACCGCGGCGTTCACGAAAGAGAACGACCGTCCCCCGGCGCGCGCGGAGAAGAACCGCCAGCGCGCCGAGCTGAAGCAGCTCCTGCGCCAGCGCGCCGTGCCTCGCACCGCCGTGCTGGACGTGAGCTGGAACTTGAAGACGCAGCAGCTTCAAATCTGGGCCGCGTCGCGCAAGACGGTGGAGGAGATCCTCGTCGCGCTGGAGAACGCGTTGCCGGTGAAGCTGACCAGCCTGACCCCGGCGGAGCTGGCGCTCAAGGCGGGCATCGATGAGAAGTCCCTGGGGCCCACCCCGGAGCTGCTGGGCGTGGACTTGCCCGCCTTGACGGCGGCGGTGGAGGAGGTGGCGCATGGCGCGGCGTGA